The Apium graveolens cultivar Ventura chromosome 10, ASM990537v1, whole genome shotgun sequence nucleotide sequence TGAATAAAGATGAAAACTTTGAATCAAAAATATAAAATGGGTGAGTGTAAAATTGTAAATCCAACTGAAAAAGAAAAAAGATTGAAATAACAAAATCTAACCCAAAAAAAATGAAACTTTTAGATCAAAGAATTGAAAATGAAAAAATAAGTGAGTGTAAATCTAACTAAAAATGAAAAAGGTTGAAACTTTGAATCAAAGAATTAAGAGTGAAAAATGGGTTGACAACATAAAAACTATGGAGTGGGCCGGAAAAGACCAAGGAAACGCACCTTAAGGAAGAGAAGGTTGTTGAAGGGATAAAAGTAGTCCTCAAAGGCAAATCCAGTTCAAGTCCAGAGATGAGGAGGAGAGGAGGGCTATTGACACGATTTGGGAAGGGGAGCGAATGGGGCTTATTTATAGATGGCCACCGAGCTGTGGGACACTGGGAGTAGGTGTAGCCGTGTAGGTGGTTTTCTCACGTGAGAGActttaaaaaagaaaaaaaatagtaaaaatatGCATACATTTCCTCGGTGTAtttatttcagattttaaaaaatAGTAGATGTATTTATTTTAGATTTTAAAGAATGGGTAATAGTTTATTAAATGTATTcatttcatattttaaataatggataattatttataaattttaaagaatagataattatttacaGATTTTAAAGAATGGGTAATATTTATTTGGGTGAAAGCCCTAAATAACTTTTTTTATTAAAGTCTGCCCATAATACCCACGCTCCAAATCAGTACCCAAAATAACCGGAGGAATACGCATACAAGAAATGCGTGTCCATGCCACGCATACAACATATGCGTATAgtataaaaaaaattagttaGGTGACGTGTGAGGGAGGTACACGCATATGTCATTTGCGTGTATGGTGGTCACGCATATAGTAAATGTGTATAGCTTgtttatttttcaaatattttaaatcCTAATGTGCTTCATTCTTTGTGATTGGCAGCTAAAACACATGGCACACGCATTACGTATTCAGTGTATGCGAGTCCCCTTGGGTAAAATGGGCACCAGTTTCCAGCGTGGTTATTTTGGGCAGGCAGCTATAAATTTTGGTTATTTTGGGCATTTTCTCTATTTATTTCAGATTTTAAATAATGGGTAATATTTCAAATTTTAAAGAATGGGTAATAATTTACAGATTTTAAAGAATGGGTaatatttatttcattttaaaaaatgggtaatatttatttcattttaaaaaatgggaaattaAATAACACTCTATTTTAATGaactttttaaaatttaagttGATGACATCCAAATTTCAAAagactttttgtaatccttattAAATGCAGTcagattttaaatgattttttagaaTCCAAATTAAATCCTcccaaaatttaaaaaaaaaaattaaaatctcAATTAAATGCACGGCTTAGGTTTTGTGGGCTTCTATGCGAGTTTTGTGggcttcttctagcatggttccTCCACCTTCCAtgagagttctgttctttctttcaacaactccattttgttgtggagtttcaggtgcagaaaattcttgttttatccccttgtaTTTGCACAACTCTTCCATAGTattgttcttgaattcagtttcattatcacttctaatgattttcactttgtatgttgatcatttttccagttctctcacatgatcaagaagaatggatggagattcatttTTGGTGTGCataaaatacacccatgtgtatcttgtatatcatcaacaattacaagtgcatacATCTTCTTGGCAGTTGACATTATATTGACTGGAgcaaagagatcaatatgaagtagatgatatggttctAGAATAGAGGATTTAGTTTTACTCTtaaaagatgttttcctttgcttggtTTTCTGGCATGGGTCACGTAAGctatcaggagtaaatactgcattgtgaaatccttttacaagatctttcctcacaagttcattgatgttgttgaaattgagatgagaaagtcttttatgtcAGTTTCAGCTGTCTTCTACAAATGCGctactaagtagacaaacttaTGATCCATCAGTATTTTTGGAGACCCTGACTTCATATAAGTTATCATGTCTTACATcagtcattgcaatcttgccatcagatTTACTGACAAATTCACAATGTTCCTCATAAAaattcacatggtaacctctgtcacaaatccgactcacactgatcaaattatgcttgagtcctgtaactagagctacattctcaatgatgacattcccaagtttgattttgccatatcccaagattttttctaagttgtcatctccataagaaacacttgcACCAACCTTCTCCTTAAACTGAGATAGCAAGGACTTATAACCAAtcatgtgtcctgagcatccactatccaagactagATAATTTCTCTTTTTAGCTTGCAATcagtttttaaatcaattaatgtttttaaggacccatccttacttggatcctttggcctttttaagtttgttaacatgtGCAGTAGAAGAcctcatatcagagtttatgttaacattcttactatcagtatttacacatgcagaaacAGTTTTTGCTTCATTTAAAGAGGGTTCcattttataataatcataatataaattgtgatactctttacatgtataaataaaatgtcaaatactaccacaatgaaaacaaggataaTGTGAtttatttctaaactctgatttgggataaacaatatttatctctttattctttctacaagaattagcaagatgattagtactaccataGTTCAAGCATGTCTTTCTATTAATCGATATCAAAGTGCTTTTATCGAATACCGATTAAATTATCTTTCTACCAATATCAGAGTTTGACCAATATCAAAGTTTGACCAATATAACTATTTTAACTGTGGTAGAAAACAATATATCTATATTCTTTATAATTATCAAAGATTTTAACTAATCGATTGAAGTCGTGTATAAAGACTATTGTGtttgaaaaaaaatcaaagtgCTTTTATCGAATACCGATTACCAACAGATAATGCCTTGATATCTTTTGAAATAATCATATTTGCAGACGAACGCAGGGGACTAATGGTGTAACTGGATTAAAAATAAATGTTTCGAAGACCTATGATCGTTTAGAGTGGAGTTTTCTCGAAAAGATATTGCATAAATTGAATTTCATCATTTTGGATCGAAAGAATAATGGTTTGTGTACTAGGTATTTTTTCACTAGGTCTTTCTCATCTCCTCAATTTTTTCTCTCGAGCCTCATTAAAGGAATCAAGTATCACGAAGACTATTCTGAACATGTAGGAGCGAATGTTTGGTCAAACAATTATATTTGGGAAATCGAATGTTATATTTAGCCCAAAAACTAATGTTGCGGATTAAGTTTCAGTGTGTGGTTGTTTGGTAGTGGATGAGGCGAGTATGCCAGGCAAGTATTTCCGAATGCCAATGTGAGGCGAGTATGCCGGGGAAGTATTTGTGaatgttatctttagtccaaaTAATAGTGTTGCAGATAAAGGTTTAGTGTGTGGCTGTTTGGGAGTGGGTGACGCGAGTATGCCAGGAAAGTATTTACGAATTCCAATGTATGTGGGAATAAAATAAGAATGATGTGTTTTAACCAGTCGAGTAGAGCATAAATTGCAAGGGTGGTCAAATAATAAACAAGAGTGGAAACTCTTAAATAATATCAATCCTCTTGTATTAGCAATAATGAAGCCCACTACGTTCCTAATACAGAGTTCTTGAATGCAACTTTGGGCACAAACCTCAGTTACGCCTGACGTAGCATTATGGCTGCAAAAGAGGCTGTTAAGGCGGGCTGTAGGCGAATGATCGGTAATGGGGAATCTATAAATGTATAGACTGAGTGGTGGCTTCCATATCATGAGAATGAATTCTTAACCACTAATATGCCTCTGCAACTTAAGTATATCACAGTTGATAGTTTGATTGACATGGATAATAAAACCTGCGACCTTGAGGTTTTATATGATATTTATAATATGAGAGATAGAGAGCTCACTAAGCGGATTCCAATTTCAAGGGTGCAGTTAGAGGAATCATGATTTTAGATTCGAGATGAGAATGGTTTATCTAAAGTTAGAAGCTACTTCAGGCGATTACAAAGAGAGTATGATCACGACCAACAAATTTTCAGGAAGTATTTATGATCGTTTAGAATGCATGGTAAGGTTTGGAATTTCTTGTGGAGGGCGTGTAAGGGCTACTTACCAACAAAGTAACAAAACATGTGAATATTGATCTTAACTGTCCATTGTGTCATAGTGGTGTGAAGGGTGATTATATCTATGTACTTTTTGAATGTGATTTTGCTTAAACGAAGTGGCAGAATATGGAGTTTTTGACGCAGTTCTAAATCATACCTACCGACACTTCGCTTGACATCTTATATAGTAGTTTTGCTAGGTGTACTGGATATAATTGTGTGTTAATGTTTGATAGGGATAATTTGCTTGAGCCTATGAAATCGAAGGAATAAATGGATATGGGAGAAGGAAAATGAAGTTTTCGGGGTTAAGGCTACAACTTATAATCTGTTTTATGACTAGCGTGACGCTCGGACAAATGGCATAAATGGTAAGCACCATCTGCTGAATACGGCGAACATAAAATGGCATAAGCCCCCGGATAAATAGGTTAAAATCAATATTGATGCAACTGGTGCGCTTAATGGTGCCGTATGAGTTGGTTGTATCAACCATAATTCGTAGAGGCAATTTCTGAGAGCTTGGTGTAAACGAGTTGAGAAAAATTGGCAACTAAAGGAGGTGGAAGCTATAAGTTTGAAGGAAGCATTATCTTGGTATAAACAGCTAAACTTGGATTACCGTGTCTTTGAAACAGATTGTAAGGTATTAATTAACGCTTGTAATGATATTAGAGGAGATGTCTATTTTGATATTATTGTCTTTGATTGTATACAAGGTTTGAAACACTTCGATTATGCCACTTGAGTTTGTGTATCGGTCTGCAAATTATGCGCCTTTTTTGCTAGAAAAAATTATGCATTCTATGTCAGGTACAAGAGAGTGACATGTCACTCCtcctaaaattttaaattatgtACTAGATTGTGATCTTATTTAAGCAATACATGTACTTTTTTTTATAGAAAAAAACATATCTGCAGCGTTGTTGACGTTGTGAATATTTTTTTTATTGTTAATAAAAATTTGGTATATTACtctttaaaaaattaaaaaatattatgagTATCAGTATTTTTTTACAGAACAGTATGGATAACTATGATATGTGATGGATAACTATGTTATGGTCGTTGATTTGGGTAAATGTGTATTTTTTTGTATAGAATTTGTACTTTTAATGAAACATTATAGTTATGTTTGTTGTTTCTAGTTAGCCAAAGAAAAGAGTTCGTTGTTTCTTCGTCACATACACTTGTAATTTAGACTATTTTTTTTGTACCAAATCGTAAGAATAAAAATTTAAGAAATCAATGAAATTTATCAGGTTATTCATAATATACGGTTAGGTTCTACAGAGTCTCTTGGAGTCCTTGAAATTCATATATATCTTGCAAATAAAATATAGTTTAAATTGTTGTAAAATGTATTATTTTTCAAATgatattctacaaatatcacaattttattgaaaattttgcaaattgcatagattttacaagtaaaacgttacaaaatatattattctacaaaacatacttagtttgcagaacataaatgttcattGAGAGACTCTGATTAAAAGGTGGACTCtatataagtttattttatatgtTCTATAATTAATTAATGAGTGTTGTTAAAAGtcttattttttttttaaaatatgagCTTGATGATTCTCCCAGCAAAACATGAGCATTATTCTTGTCTTTTAGGGTCCTTTTTGGTTGATGATAAGCCCCCTTTTTTCTTAgtaattttatttcatttttcaatAATAAAGTCTCCCTTTTTTTAGAGTGTTTGTACTCGTTGGTGGGTTTTTTCTACCATATTTCATTGCTAGATTTGCCTCAGACATTAAAATGCAAAGCTTACTAAAGAACATTGAAGTTTGGCAAAAAAAAGTTGTAATTCAGatttttgaataaagtttgtatTTTTGTGCAAACTCTAACAATGATTATTGTACGAGTTgtgttttttttaattatttgagATTTTGTAAGATGAATCATATTTATTGTAAAATAAGCAATGAGAATTTGGCACCTCACCAATACACAAACTCAAAATTCCGACTTACTCTACTGATGGTGAGTTGTTGACCGAGAATCGGGCAGAGTTAACGTGTGGAGAGTGCCAACTGCTGAAGAGAGGGATGTGCGATGCCATTGGTACAATTGTCTATTTACTTaccaacccccccccccccccccccgtttcacTGTTTTTATTCATCGCCTGCATATTTTATAATTGACATGTGTTTGATAAATAAATAGTAAAaggtttttattattttttatttataacagtTTTTGTAAGTTTAAGGTCATTTGTATGTGATTGGGCATGGATGAAAGTTTCATTCCTGCCAAGTTATGATCATGTATTTGATTGGCATAGGTCCTTACTTCCTGccagaaattttaaaaaatattataagaAAGAAACGAAAGGAGAATATTGTTATTTTTCTTCTAGACATTTATTATAGGCTCAAGGAAAAATATTCTGTAGATATCCAATTATTACACGGTCCAATTAATTATTATAAAAGCCATCACCATGTCTTTTATTCCGCTTTCTTTCCAAATACAACATAGTAGTGTTTTAAGTTGCTCTAACGTTTCAAAATATTATCAAAATTCACACAGTAACTCACTCGCACACCATCTCTAAATATAAATACTACAATACACTTGAAAAATTGCAGGAAAAAAAAAAGAGAGTGGGTAGGGTAGGTGAGGTTGCTGGTGGGTGGACATGGCTTGTTGAGTCTATGAATAGTGGGGATTGAATTCCTTGGTTGATATAAATGTAAAATTAGTTTCATCTTTTTACTTGCTTGAGTCATCTCTAATAGTTGTGATTCAAAAATTCAAATATGATTCAAATACTGATTCAAATTTCTACTAACTCCAACAGTGTGATGCAAATATTTGATACAAATTActttttaaatataataatatataaatatcatattaagcaattttatcttaaatttatcgtttaatcattattaacaatttaaataaaatttcataaattaattaaataaaaaaattaatacacataaaaatattaaaattgtgcacTTAATTCACAAAAAACACATTTATTGCAATATTTAACATACAAAATATCATTCATACACAGTATTTTTCCGAATTAGTATATTCTTCCCACAAATACTCAATTAATGCATCTCTAAGTGTAATGtacttttatttaaattttaataaaattatgttttctcattattttaagttttattttaaaaataaattttatcaactattaattatattatgttattagttatataattaaaaaatcaaaaatcaatttaaaatctcataaattacaaataataaaatcactattttatattaaatcaagtgatccaaatttggatcaatGAACTGGATCACTACTATTtactgatccaaatttggatcactgtTGGAATATAATTTGGGTAATGTGcttcaaatttaaatttttgatCACGGTGATACTTTACCTAATAAAAATATGGTTCATCTGCATTAAATTAGAATAGAGAAACCATGCTGGGAGTCTGGTAGTCTATTCAACAAGTAGAGAGCCTCGATATTTCACTGAACCAATAATCAGTAGTAGACTTTTTAGTTATATACAAACAAATAAGTCAATACTGGTATAACTTAAATTGATACTCCACATTACAGGGCCACGTTCAAACTCATGAAAGTCTATTGAGAAGCATAAAGACATTGTGTCGGAACTCTGTACTACATTAGTTGAATCCAAACCAGATTTGATTTGAGATTCAGCTCAACACTTCCACTGCCAACTGCAGGACGCTAGAAAATACTAATATCCAACTGCAACTCAACACCACAAAGTCAGATATATTCCTTTTTTAGTTCCATGTTCTGCGATCACCGTCCCAAGTAACTTATTTAATTTGATAGTAGACAATTTTAATTAACTACAGAATTGCACATGAAAGAAAGTCATTAGGACATTACATCACTGGATTCATTACATGTTTGTTTTTTAAAAATGGGATCAGGATCTTACAACACTAGCATCAATACTTAAAAGTACCATCACTATAATTTTAGGAATGCAACAGGTACAATAGCTATACCACGGCCAATGCCATTGACTCATCAAACTTACTCCTAAGTGCTCTGGGGCGAACCTGATGCTTCTTTCTAATGTCCATGACGCGATCTTTCCCCTTTCCCAGTGACGATGAATTCAACTGATTACCACTTCCTTCTGAGACTAATTCATCTTTGGTTGCACCtccatttattaaaattctagTTACTCCAGAATATTGTAAAGATTCTGCAATTAGCAATGCGCTAACACCCTTGTTAGTCCTAACTTCAACATCAGCGCCTTTCTTGATAAGAAACTCAATGATTTCAATGTGTCCTGATTCCACCGCACATAACAATGCACTATAGCCATCTTCGTCTCTGGCATTGATGTCAATGCCTTTTTCAATTAGTATACGGACAGCTTCAAGTTGTCCCTTAAATGAGGCGCGATGCAATGTGGTCCATCCATGTTGATCGCGTCCATTTATTGAAGCACCACTCTGGAGGAGCCTTTGAATAGTCCTTACTTCGCCTTTTCTGGCAGCTATACTTAAACTCTCTCCTAGACGGAGCGCATCGAAAAGCCTAGTGTGACCATGCTCAGCTGCAACATCATAAGCAGTTTTTCCAACCCCGTTTCGAATATCTTTATTAGCTCCCTTTTGAAGCAAGAGCTTGACCATGTTTTCATCCCCTAGGGCTGATGCAATATGTAAAGGCGTATCACGGTCATCCGTGTTGCGAATATCGGGTTTAGCACCCTGGGCTAATAAAAGTCTTGCACAATCTCTCTTTCCCTTCTCAACAGCAGTGTGTAAGGCTGTATTACCGTCCTCTGTGAGCGCATCCACGTTTGCATTTTTAAGTAAAAGAAGCCGTAAAACCTC carries:
- the LOC141693551 gene encoding protein VAPYRIN-like; the encoded protein is MDRLISLEPSNLVAIRIEEGQKCYGDLTLRNVMHTMPVAFRLQPVNKSRYTIHPQTGIIFPLNTLTVEIIYECSSNMVLPESYPYSDDSFLLHSVVVPGAAAKNFTSTSDPVPNDWFTTRKKQVFIDSGLKIMFVGSLVLAQLVANGAMDEIRDVLEKSNPTWKAADSVDSDGQTLLHMAITQSRADLVQFLLEFKPDIEAQGRSSSSPLEAAAASGQALIVEILLARGASVEKSQSSTWGPIHLASGGGYLEVLRLLLLKNANVDALTEDGNTALHTAVEKGKRDCARLLLAQGAKPDIRNTDDRDTPLHIASALGDENMVKLLLQKGANKDIRNGVGKTAYDVAAEHGHTRLFDALRLGESLSIAARKGEVRTIQRLLQSGASINGRDQHGWTTLHRASFKGQLEAVRILIEKGIDINARDEDGYSALLCAVESGHIEIIEFLIKKGADVEVRTNKGVSALLIAESLQYSGVTRILINGGATKDELVSEGSGNQLNSSSLGKGKDRVMDIRKKHQVRPRALRSKFDESMALAVV